GCAATGATGATGCAGAGTGGATGAGGCACGCCATCTTCAGACTTGACACTGTAAGCGGCTTGAAGTCGAGCCCCCTTGTTGAGGAAATACGTCCTTTGCTGCACGATACAAACAAGACAAACTATTCAGGCGAGATATACAGAGCCGGTTGCTGTTCGTTTGGTTGCAGACGTTCTGGTGAAATCTTTTGCTGGAAGCCTGCAGGTACTCTGAACGCGCAGAACAACCTGAAGTCCAGAGCCTAACAGGCGCGCGACAATCAGATCCAGAGACGAACGACGACGACACAACGCGGCGTTACCCTGTGAGAGTTGGCGGGCACGACGACGCGACGGGCCTCCGGCCACTCCGTCGGCACGTCCAGCGGCGGAGCCACAGGCAGCCCGTGGAGCACCAGATCGCCGCCGCTCCCTGCATCCACGCTGACCTGAAAACGCACAAAGCGCACACGCTAAACAAACTTCTGCTTACCTCCAGGCTTGTTCTCGTCGGATCTGGGCTGGTCCTCGCCGGATCTGGTGGTGGCCGCTGGAGAGGGAGGGTCACCacgtgggggagagggagggacaacaagggagggagagagagagagagaggggaaggaagagtcgagagagagagagagagagaggagggcagaCGATATTTTTGGTGTACGTCgcgcatttataggggcggttcaatcaccagctgcccctacaaatatcaacaacaggggcggttggtgag
This sequence is a window from Miscanthus floridulus cultivar M001 chromosome 10, ASM1932011v1, whole genome shotgun sequence. Protein-coding genes within it:
- the LOC136487214 gene encoding uncharacterized protein, which encodes MQGAAAIWCSTGCLWLRRWTCRRSGRRPVASSCPPTLTGKGRISSTRGLDFKPLTVSSLKMACLIHSASSLHKRKALCGGLRCHLCRAAHYFGAWCRMPKASVGLLLRNGRKPVDL